In one Zobellia galactanivorans genomic region, the following are encoded:
- a CDS encoding GH92 family glycosyl hydrolase, producing MNLFSKVSLYGICISLAVALSSCGAENQGPQTVEMVEPVDMVYPQLDTENSRWFFFSSASRPFGMVNLSPDTEVDGAWGSGYRYKVDTVQGFSHIHAWQLSGLSVMPVTIDDTNRKEIFTDFRSKFDHDKEKVSPGYHYLELEKYNINVELSSTTRVGLHKYAFPKKGKRPAVLFNLNGMLGPNKNTDGRLEIVGNGSLIGELLITETSRRPKPVKLFFAIDFNSGIDSIERDETTGNYLVFLKDGVDEVLMKAGISYTSVANAKANIDAELPHWDFYKVVQDSRKEWNGLLARIEVEGSTETARKRFYTDLWHGLQGRRIISDVNGAYPDNTGEEFRVGQLPLDDRGKPQFNHYNSDSFWGAQWTINTLWGLVYPEIMEEFVHSLLQYYKDGGMVPRGPSGGNYTYVMTGASSTPFVVSAIQKGLITEDLEGIYQALKKNHMLGGIMGKAGYEHHTTIGGGLKYYLENGYVPHPIPEGRFGGHQDGASMTMEYAYQDWTLAQLAKKLGYLEDYSYFMKRSDNYKNVFDASVGWMRPKDVSGKWRENYDPYEHENGFIESNGAQSTWFVPHDQEGLAALMGGKEAAAKKLNMQFEQAEKLGFTAGSSHSQELHPEYRNIPINYGNQPSIQTAFVFNKLDRPDLTQYWSRKVAQTVFGGLSPATGYNGDEDQGLMGSLAVLMKIGLFQMNGGTEENPKYEFGSPSFDKVVINLTNGNKLTINAKGASSGKVYVNGIQLNGEEYNAYSVSHDLLEKGAVLDFNMVGHRPELD from the coding sequence ATGAATTTATTTTCAAAAGTTTCCCTATACGGAATTTGCATCTCATTAGCGGTTGCACTCTCGTCTTGTGGGGCTGAAAACCAAGGCCCTCAAACAGTTGAGATGGTAGAACCTGTAGATATGGTCTACCCTCAGCTCGATACTGAAAATTCAAGATGGTTCTTCTTTTCGTCGGCGAGTAGGCCGTTCGGAATGGTCAACTTGAGTCCCGATACCGAAGTGGATGGTGCCTGGGGAAGTGGGTATAGGTACAAGGTAGACACCGTTCAGGGGTTTAGCCATATCCATGCATGGCAACTTTCAGGTTTGTCGGTTATGCCGGTAACCATAGATGATACCAATAGAAAAGAGATATTCACCGATTTTCGGTCTAAGTTTGACCATGACAAGGAAAAGGTCTCCCCTGGGTATCATTATCTAGAATTGGAAAAGTACAATATCAATGTTGAGCTCAGCAGTACAACACGTGTGGGATTACATAAATATGCCTTTCCTAAAAAAGGAAAAAGACCGGCCGTACTTTTTAATTTAAACGGAATGTTGGGGCCTAATAAAAATACTGACGGACGACTTGAAATTGTGGGGAACGGTTCCTTGATAGGGGAATTGCTTATCACTGAAACAAGTAGAAGGCCCAAACCCGTAAAACTCTTTTTTGCCATAGACTTCAATTCTGGGATCGATTCGATAGAACGTGACGAAACCACGGGGAATTATTTGGTCTTTTTAAAGGATGGTGTTGATGAAGTTCTTATGAAAGCCGGTATTTCGTATACCTCTGTTGCCAATGCCAAGGCGAATATCGATGCCGAATTGCCGCATTGGGACTTTTATAAGGTCGTTCAAGATTCTAGAAAAGAATGGAACGGTCTACTGGCACGAATAGAAGTCGAGGGCAGTACAGAGACCGCCAGAAAAAGGTTTTACACGGATTTGTGGCATGGACTTCAAGGCCGAAGGATCATCAGCGATGTCAATGGGGCCTACCCCGATAATACGGGGGAGGAGTTTAGAGTAGGGCAATTGCCTCTCGACGACCGTGGAAAGCCTCAATTCAATCATTACAATTCCGATTCCTTTTGGGGTGCGCAATGGACCATCAACACGCTTTGGGGCTTGGTATATCCCGAAATCATGGAAGAATTTGTGCATTCGCTCCTACAATACTATAAAGATGGGGGAATGGTGCCAAGGGGGCCATCCGGAGGAAATTACACCTATGTAATGACCGGTGCTTCGTCTACACCGTTTGTTGTAAGTGCCATCCAAAAAGGTCTGATTACTGAAGATTTAGAAGGGATTTACCAAGCTTTAAAGAAAAACCATATGCTAGGTGGTATTATGGGCAAAGCAGGGTATGAACACCATACAACGATAGGTGGCGGACTCAAATATTACTTAGAGAACGGATATGTACCACACCCCATTCCAGAGGGAAGATTCGGTGGCCACCAAGATGGGGCGAGCATGACCATGGAGTATGCCTATCAAGATTGGACCTTGGCCCAATTGGCAAAAAAGCTAGGATACCTTGAGGACTATTCCTATTTCATGAAGCGTTCCGATAATTATAAAAATGTATTCGACGCTTCCGTAGGATGGATGCGACCTAAAGATGTTTCGGGCAAATGGCGTGAAAATTACGATCCGTACGAGCATGAAAACGGGTTTATTGAATCGAACGGGGCACAATCCACATGGTTCGTACCCCATGACCAAGAAGGACTTGCCGCGTTAATGGGAGGGAAGGAAGCAGCTGCCAAAAAATTGAATATGCAATTCGAACAGGCCGAGAAGTTAGGCTTTACCGCAGGGAGTTCACATTCGCAGGAACTGCATCCCGAATATCGCAATATCCCCATCAACTACGGGAACCAGCCTTCCATACAAACGGCCTTTGTATTCAATAAGCTAGATAGGCCCGACCTGACCCAATACTGGTCGAGAAAGGTGGCGCAAACCGTTTTTGGAGGATTGTCGCCGGCTACCGGCTATAACGGGGATGAAGATCAAGGCCTGATGGGCAGTTTGGCCGTGCTTATGAAAATTGGATTGTTTCAAATGAACGGGGGAACCGAGGAAAACCCAAAATATGAATTCGGGAGTCCTAGTTTCGATAAAGTGGTGATTAATCTTACCAACGGTAATAAGCTGACTATAAATGCGAAAGGGGCCAGTTCGGGAAAGGTCTATGTAAACGGAATTCAACTAAACGGGGAAGAATACAATGCATACAGTGTTTCCCACGACCTCCTCGAGAAAGGTGCCGTATTGGATTTTAACATGGTCGGACATAGGCCCGAGCTAGATTAA
- a CDS encoding glycosyl hydrolase 115 family protein — protein MIRTLRFSRILIVLAVLGVLLFYSFSKEKTTSCFLVIGKGASETERNAVDDFKQDLEKTVSAKVHIVSDVNDLTDKGAVIVLGTPASNDLIAVLNEEGKIKITKETPGPRGGIWAKTTLQGEEEVIVIAGSDVQGFQYAVYDYSNEMLGIDPLQYWTGKEVTPKSIKDLFNFTDRKIAPPKVPLLCYFENDVDELANYRGDLLSYDWESYTEMINSLVRLRYNAIQIFDMLGRPEFFIRPEYKELTDYKLDIAYVEKMIDYAQKKGMKVAIDFALGYQIHPMSADKATCWADYKEDWLTAWRYYLEETPLRKTDIFILRPRHQVWDWEYESSCGEDKVEVFNEVYKAFGDLVDAYKPNADKVLVCYSDGMEMWNDGFRPPKDWIVAWSDHGFGDFEYYPDTTDGYDFGTYMHAGFWLNHTVHNPYPEKVESVMKEMFSGYDADTFCLVNGQNFRPFLLNIEAYAEVCNSPNSFEADAFYKKWTEGYFDGESAEHAVASMKYLHRAQQERIGYVQHLWEIREAISYLSDSPIQRPGKLPVAHDYKRVENDLERVRFIRQEINRAVQEAEKGLGKVKRNKNFYHDYIYLPARLYQDLVDFEQTLHDMSVFKKQFEDTGDDKFLNDAQALLPQAKEQLEIIYRNRKTGDKEVKWKNWYNPEIRRPNNGFPTFQMLDQITLNLNTKS, from the coding sequence ATGATAAGAACGTTACGATTTAGCCGAATCCTCATAGTACTTGCGGTTCTGGGTGTGCTCTTGTTTTATTCCTTCTCCAAAGAAAAGACAACTTCCTGTTTTTTAGTGATAGGTAAAGGGGCAAGTGAAACGGAACGCAATGCGGTTGACGATTTTAAACAAGATTTAGAGAAAACCGTATCGGCAAAAGTCCATATCGTTTCCGATGTCAACGACCTTACCGATAAGGGAGCCGTAATCGTATTGGGAACTCCGGCTTCAAATGATCTGATTGCCGTGCTGAACGAGGAGGGTAAAATTAAGATTACAAAAGAAACACCTGGTCCTAGGGGAGGTATATGGGCGAAAACAACGTTACAGGGAGAAGAGGAGGTCATCGTTATTGCAGGTTCCGATGTACAGGGCTTTCAATATGCGGTTTACGACTATTCAAACGAAATGCTGGGTATCGATCCCTTGCAATATTGGACCGGTAAGGAAGTTACACCTAAATCGATAAAAGACCTCTTTAATTTTACGGATAGAAAAATAGCACCTCCTAAAGTACCCTTGCTTTGCTACTTTGAAAACGATGTGGATGAGTTGGCCAATTATAGGGGCGATTTACTGTCGTACGATTGGGAGAGCTATACCGAAATGATCAATTCATTGGTACGGCTAAGGTACAATGCCATCCAAATTTTTGATATGCTGGGACGACCCGAATTTTTTATTCGTCCGGAATATAAAGAACTGACCGATTACAAGCTAGATATCGCCTATGTAGAAAAGATGATAGACTACGCACAGAAAAAAGGGATGAAGGTGGCTATAGATTTTGCCCTTGGCTATCAAATACACCCTATGTCGGCCGATAAAGCTACTTGTTGGGCCGATTATAAGGAAGACTGGTTGACCGCATGGCGTTATTATTTAGAGGAGACCCCATTGCGTAAAACCGATATTTTTATTTTACGCCCCAGACACCAAGTGTGGGATTGGGAGTACGAAAGTAGTTGCGGGGAAGATAAGGTAGAGGTGTTCAATGAGGTATATAAAGCGTTTGGTGATTTGGTGGATGCCTATAAACCAAATGCCGATAAGGTCTTGGTTTGTTATTCCGATGGAATGGAAATGTGGAACGATGGCTTCCGACCTCCTAAAGATTGGATTGTGGCATGGTCCGACCATGGGTTTGGCGATTTTGAATATTATCCCGATACCACCGATGGTTACGATTTCGGTACCTATATGCATGCCGGGTTTTGGCTGAACCATACCGTGCATAACCCTTATCCTGAAAAAGTAGAATCGGTAATGAAAGAGATGTTCTCAGGATATGATGCCGATACGTTTTGTCTGGTAAACGGACAGAATTTTAGACCCTTTCTTTTAAACATCGAAGCTTATGCCGAGGTTTGTAATTCCCCCAACAGTTTTGAGGCGGATGCTTTTTACAAAAAATGGACGGAAGGCTATTTTGATGGGGAAAGTGCCGAACATGCAGTAGCATCGATGAAATATTTACACAGGGCACAACAGGAAAGGATAGGCTATGTACAGCACCTTTGGGAAATAAGGGAAGCCATATCCTATTTATCCGATAGCCCTATTCAACGTCCCGGAAAATTACCTGTAGCGCATGACTATAAAAGGGTCGAGAACGATTTGGAGCGTGTCAGGTTCATACGGCAAGAAATAAATAGGGCCGTTCAAGAAGCCGAAAAAGGATTGGGGAAAGTGAAGAGGAACAAGAATTTTTACCACGACTATATCTATCTTCCTGCTCGCCTTTATCAAGATTTGGTCGATTTTGAACAAACCCTGCACGACATGTCCGTCTTTAAGAAACAGTTCGAAGACACGGGTGACGATAAGTTTTTGAACGATGCCCAAGCCTTGTTGCCACAAGCAAAAGAACAACTGGAGATCATTTATCGTAACCGAAAAACCGGTGACAAAGAAGTAAAATGGAAGAATTGGTACAACCCTGAAATAAGAAGGCCCAACAATGGCTTCCCAACTTTTCAAATGTTAGATCAAATCACCTTAAACCTTAATACAAAAAGCTAA
- a CDS encoding RagB/SusD family nutrient uptake outer membrane protein: MNRYIKNIGRLLLGLALSFATYSCNDYLEEENYTNLTGEDFISEDNADRLVVGIYDALRPVYKGYDVAMLGTDIFTTQGNISTDLSSLNVYFNLNSSNGSFSSEWGRNYSVISKANIVVNRFTNEISWVDSNLSARDNGIAQAKGLRALAYFNLVQQFGGVVISLEEITEISSDYTRSTEEETYTQIITDLEEAIPDLEAYPETGRFSKRAAQHLLAKVYLTRAYTSFAGSDDFEKAAALSESAIDGYDIKSQTYAQVFDYDNQVNDEVLFAIQYGAGGDYEDRNNNKHSILMYSVDQLPGMNRQNPYGFRDGNAMPTEFFYSLFDDNDTREEATIHRTLFANVVDSVGTDIIAVGDTVAYFPKNALTADQLADKLDRYYVYQPDQYYYNDAPVDVPGVNYLYTANTNTTNFPIFKKFDDVGFDEAEGGYRDTFVFRVAESHLIAAEAYLGAGNPAMAISHMNIVRERATGVANHYAAVTIDDILDERALELAGETNRWNDLKRTGKLEERMKLYNPHVIDHGSFDPSVHLLRPIPASEIILSDNNIEQNPGY; encoded by the coding sequence ATGAATAGATATATAAAGAACATCGGAAGGTTGCTATTGGGTTTGGCCCTAAGCTTTGCCACATATTCCTGTAACGACTACTTAGAGGAAGAGAACTACACCAACCTAACAGGTGAGGACTTTATTTCGGAAGATAACGCGGATAGATTGGTGGTTGGTATTTACGACGCCCTAAGACCGGTATACAAGGGGTATGATGTAGCCATGTTGGGAACGGATATTTTTACCACCCAAGGAAACATCAGTACCGATTTAAGTTCGTTGAACGTTTATTTTAACCTTAACAGCAGTAACGGTAGCTTCTCTTCCGAATGGGGTAGAAATTACAGTGTAATCAGTAAGGCCAATATAGTCGTCAACCGGTTTACCAATGAAATCTCTTGGGTCGACTCTAACCTATCTGCCCGTGATAATGGTATTGCCCAGGCAAAAGGTTTGAGGGCCTTGGCCTATTTCAATCTAGTGCAACAGTTTGGCGGGGTTGTAATTTCCTTGGAAGAAATTACGGAAATTAGTTCCGATTACACCCGTTCGACCGAAGAAGAGACCTATACCCAGATCATTACCGATCTAGAGGAGGCGATTCCCGATTTAGAGGCCTATCCTGAAACCGGTCGGTTTTCGAAAAGGGCGGCCCAGCATTTATTGGCAAAGGTATACCTGACAAGGGCTTATACCTCCTTTGCCGGTTCTGATGATTTTGAAAAAGCCGCCGCCTTGTCAGAAAGTGCGATTGATGGCTATGATATCAAGTCACAAACGTACGCCCAGGTATTCGACTACGACAACCAGGTAAATGATGAAGTGTTGTTTGCCATACAATACGGTGCAGGTGGTGATTACGAAGACCGTAACAACAACAAGCACTCCATATTAATGTACAGCGTGGACCAATTGCCTGGAATGAATAGGCAAAACCCATATGGTTTCAGGGATGGTAATGCAATGCCTACCGAGTTCTTCTATTCCTTGTTCGATGATAACGATACTAGGGAAGAAGCAACCATTCATAGGACGTTGTTCGCCAATGTCGTAGATTCTGTGGGTACCGATATAATTGCCGTGGGTGATACGGTTGCTTATTTTCCTAAGAATGCATTGACCGCCGATCAGTTGGCCGATAAATTAGACCGATATTATGTCTATCAGCCCGATCAGTATTACTACAACGATGCTCCCGTAGACGTGCCTGGGGTCAACTACCTTTATACGGCGAATACGAACACCACGAACTTCCCCATTTTCAAAAAATTCGACGATGTCGGCTTTGATGAGGCGGAAGGCGGTTATAGGGACACTTTTGTGTTCAGGGTGGCCGAATCGCATTTGATTGCAGCTGAAGCTTACCTAGGTGCGGGTAATCCGGCTATGGCCATTTCCCATATGAACATCGTTAGGGAGCGTGCTACGGGCGTGGCGAACCACTATGCCGCCGTAACCATAGACGATATCTTGGATGAAAGGGCCTTGGAACTTGCAGGGGAAACCAATAGATGGAACGATTTAAAAAGAACGGGCAAACTAGAGGAGCGTATGAAGCTTTACAATCCCCATGTGATCGATCATGGTTCTTTTGATCCATCGGTGCATTTATTGAGACCTATTCCTGCTAGCGAAATTATTCTGTCCGATAACAATATTGAACAAAACCCTGGTTATTAA
- a CDS encoding SusC/RagA family TonB-linked outer membrane protein produces the protein MKKLRLLMAFLLLGVTTVSWAQTQISGVVVDEANIPLPGASVLVKGTNNGVVSDFDGNFVISVGDSDKALVVSYIGYEDKEVALTGTSTYTVQLSESSMGLDEVVVIGYGSVKKTDLTGAVASIGTEQLTEQRKTDLGQAVRGTVAGVDVRRLNSKPGSPLSIRIRGNTVITNSNQANKDGQSDNVTEDLSRPLYVVDGIFLDNINLLNPADIQQMDILKDASATAIYGSRGANGVVIITTKNGIEGKTQFSYDASFGISTATNLPDTMSGSEYVDFIDDSLRAEQWKTDWLNNPSSNLSAADFNNYTLNRSTEFFNNGETDNIANGRYFDWVDYITRAAMQTSHTVSMSGGENGLVYSGSIGYLKDEGVVGNDQAYERYTASVSLSKKINRLTIGLRAYLSYSEQESGSRELFRSAYRLPVTVDPYDDNGELILVPDDEDPRFMNPYYEVNGAWKVNQRILNVISNFYLQYAASDQVTLKTTFSPNLSTTRNGEHRGLLTKAARNDPSRTRAYYGTDWNNSYTWDNTADFNFDITDKQKLSTTLIASVYYDQLEGNNIETRNVPDFHGFYNTGAGTDIRENSSYYQKETTASFAGRLNYNINDKYLFTFTGRYDGASKLAEGNKWNFFPSAAFAWRASEEKFLQGADWLSNLKLRLSYGKSGNYNTVGPYQSFAFLEGANYLYGDNLTNGNIVSGFSNNKLTWEESEEINFGLDFGMLNNRVNFSLELYDKKTEGAIFSRDLLMLTGFDSAVGNFGSMKNSGVEFTLNTKNIQTENFSWNTSLNFAKNKNEILKLEGDLELQVFGTHSALIVGEPSDAIYSYEKLGIWQIDEATEAAVYGAVPGEYKFKDQNNDGAIDAVNDKVVIGTTAPDWTGGMTNTFKYKNLDMSVMMYTRQGVFGHSEFHQHHDINASETAFNKISTSYWTPDNPDAENPLPGVTPNVGEYWFEDMSFVKIGNIGVGYNFPSELLDRLKMSSARLSVDVQNPFTFTDYEGPDPETGLQNSYNMSFQTRTTLIGLKVAF, from the coding sequence ATGAAAAAACTCAGACTTTTAATGGCATTCCTCCTTTTAGGGGTGACAACAGTTTCATGGGCGCAAACACAGATTTCCGGTGTTGTGGTCGATGAGGCTAATATACCTTTGCCAGGTGCCAGTGTTTTAGTAAAAGGTACGAACAATGGTGTTGTATCTGATTTTGACGGAAATTTTGTCATATCGGTAGGCGATTCCGATAAGGCTTTAGTGGTTTCATATATAGGATATGAAGACAAGGAAGTTGCTTTGACCGGTACCTCGACCTATACCGTTCAACTGAGTGAATCCTCTATGGGACTTGATGAAGTTGTGGTAATTGGGTACGGTTCGGTAAAGAAAACCGATTTGACCGGTGCCGTTGCATCTATCGGAACGGAGCAATTGACGGAACAACGAAAAACCGATTTGGGACAGGCTGTACGGGGTACGGTAGCAGGTGTAGATGTAAGAAGGCTGAACTCAAAACCAGGGTCGCCCTTGTCTATCCGGATTAGGGGTAATACGGTAATTACCAACAGCAACCAAGCGAATAAAGATGGTCAGAGCGACAATGTAACGGAAGATTTATCAAGGCCCCTATATGTAGTCGATGGTATTTTTCTCGATAACATTAACTTGCTTAACCCGGCCGATATCCAGCAAATGGATATCTTAAAGGATGCTTCAGCAACCGCCATTTATGGTTCAAGAGGTGCCAACGGGGTGGTAATCATTACCACAAAAAACGGAATAGAAGGGAAGACCCAGTTTTCCTACGATGCCTCATTCGGTATCAGTACGGCGACCAATCTTCCGGATACCATGTCGGGAAGCGAGTATGTTGATTTTATCGATGATAGCTTGCGGGCTGAACAATGGAAAACAGATTGGTTGAATAACCCTTCATCAAACCTTTCGGCCGCGGATTTCAATAATTATACCCTTAACCGGTCTACCGAGTTTTTTAATAATGGGGAAACCGACAACATAGCCAACGGAAGATATTTTGATTGGGTAGATTACATTACTAGGGCGGCAATGCAGACCAGCCATACCGTTTCTATGTCGGGTGGAGAGAATGGATTGGTCTATAGTGGATCTATTGGCTATTTAAAAGATGAGGGCGTAGTGGGCAATGATCAAGCCTATGAGCGCTATACCGCATCGGTGTCTTTGTCAAAAAAAATAAACCGATTGACCATAGGTCTACGCGCCTATCTTTCGTATTCGGAGCAAGAATCAGGTAGTCGGGAACTTTTTAGAAGTGCCTATAGGTTGCCCGTTACCGTAGATCCTTATGATGATAATGGGGAATTGATATTGGTTCCCGACGATGAAGACCCAAGGTTTATGAACCCCTATTATGAGGTGAACGGGGCTTGGAAGGTCAACCAAAGGATATTGAACGTGATATCGAACTTCTACTTGCAATATGCGGCTAGCGATCAGGTAACCTTGAAAACAACTTTTTCTCCCAACTTATCTACTACAAGAAACGGGGAGCATAGGGGCTTGCTTACCAAAGCGGCAAGGAACGACCCTTCAAGAACAAGGGCTTATTACGGTACGGATTGGAACAATTCTTATACTTGGGACAATACGGCGGACTTCAACTTCGATATAACCGATAAGCAAAAACTGAGTACTACTTTGATCGCTTCGGTCTATTATGATCAACTCGAAGGTAATAATATAGAGACGAGAAATGTTCCTGATTTTCACGGCTTCTATAATACAGGTGCGGGTACCGATATTCGTGAGAATAGCTCGTACTACCAAAAAGAGACCACGGCTTCATTTGCCGGTCGTTTAAACTATAATATTAACGACAAGTACTTGTTTACCTTTACCGGAAGATATGACGGGGCCTCTAAATTGGCCGAGGGCAACAAATGGAACTTCTTTCCATCTGCAGCATTCGCATGGCGGGCAAGTGAAGAGAAATTTCTACAGGGCGCCGATTGGCTGTCTAACCTAAAACTAAGGTTGAGTTATGGTAAATCGGGTAACTACAATACCGTAGGGCCTTATCAATCTTTTGCCTTCCTTGAAGGGGCCAATTACCTCTATGGTGATAATTTGACCAACGGGAATATTGTTAGCGGCTTCTCCAATAACAAGTTGACTTGGGAAGAGTCAGAAGAGATCAATTTCGGACTCGATTTTGGAATGCTCAACAACAGGGTCAATTTTTCATTGGAATTGTACGATAAAAAGACCGAAGGGGCTATATTCTCTAGAGACCTGTTAATGTTGACCGGTTTCGATAGTGCGGTGGGGAACTTTGGTTCAATGAAAAACAGTGGGGTAGAGTTTACCTTGAACACCAAAAACATTCAAACCGAAAACTTCAGTTGGAACACCAGTTTGAACTTTGCCAAAAACAAAAATGAAATATTAAAACTGGAAGGGGATTTAGAATTACAGGTTTTCGGTACACACAGTGCCTTGATCGTAGGAGAACCTTCTGACGCCATTTATTCATATGAAAAATTGGGTATTTGGCAAATAGATGAAGCCACGGAAGCCGCGGTTTATGGGGCGGTGCCCGGTGAGTACAAATTCAAGGACCAAAATAACGACGGAGCCATCGATGCCGTAAACGATAAGGTGGTCATTGGTACAACGGCACCCGATTGGACAGGGGGTATGACCAATACCTTTAAATATAAAAACCTTGATATGTCGGTTATGATGTATACGAGACAGGGAGTTTTTGGCCATTCCGAATTTCATCAACATCACGATATAAATGCCAGTGAGACTGCATTTAATAAAATAAGTACTTCGTATTGGACCCCCGACAACCCCGATGCGGAAAACCCCTTGCCTGGTGTTACGCCAAATGTAGGTGAGTACTGGTTTGAAGATATGTCTTTCGTTAAGATAGGGAATATCGGGGTAGGATATAATTTTCCTAGCGAGCTATTGGATAGGTTGAAAATGTCTAGTGCAAGATTGTCGGTCGATGTTCAAAACCCTTTCACTTTTACCGATTATGAAGGGCCAGATCCTGAAACAGGGTTGCAAAACTCATACAATATGAGCTTTCAGACACGTACTACCTTGATAGGTTTAAAAGTTGCATTCTAA
- a CDS encoding 3-keto-disaccharide hydrolase encodes MNSKLSLVCALACLFSIQLSAQKHSSTPPEVSPMPMKPQMTEIWEPEVPVVTPGEKLGDAPSDAIILFDGSNLDQWVSQKDNTKPAPWKIVDNDHFEVVPGSGGISTKMKFGDCQLHIEFSAPDKVEGESQGRGNSGVFLQNRYELQILDSYNNRTYRNGQAGSIYKDHAPLVNAMRSPLEWNTYDIIYRAPRFKEDGRLDSKATITVLHNGVLVQNHSVINGNTYYIGLHNYPSAHGDDVISLQDHGNKTQFRNIWLRKL; translated from the coding sequence ATGAATTCAAAATTATCACTAGTATGTGCCTTGGCCTGTTTGTTCTCCATACAGCTTTCGGCACAAAAACACTCCAGTACCCCTCCCGAAGTTTCTCCTATGCCCATGAAGCCTCAGATGACCGAAATCTGGGAACCGGAAGTTCCGGTGGTAACCCCAGGTGAAAAGCTAGGGGATGCCCCTTCCGATGCCATCATTTTGTTCGATGGAAGCAATCTTGACCAGTGGGTAAGCCAAAAAGATAATACCAAGCCTGCCCCTTGGAAAATAGTGGACAATGACCACTTTGAAGTCGTACCGGGTTCCGGAGGGATTAGTACAAAAATGAAATTTGGCGATTGCCAGTTGCATATAGAGTTCAGTGCTCCCGATAAGGTAGAGGGAGAAAGCCAAGGACGTGGAAATAGCGGTGTATTTTTACAGAACAGGTACGAACTCCAAATTTTGGATTCATATAACAACAGAACCTACCGTAACGGTCAGGCAGGAAGCATTTATAAAGACCATGCACCCTTGGTCAACGCCATGCGCAGTCCCTTGGAGTGGAATACGTATGATATAATCTACAGGGCTCCACGTTTTAAAGAAGATGGTAGGTTAGATTCTAAAGCTACGATTACCGTACTTCATAATGGGGTTCTTGTTCAAAACCACAGTGTTATAAATGGAAATACCTATTATATCGGTCTACATAATTATCCTTCCGCACATGGCGATGATGTTATTTCATTGCAAGACCATGGCAATAAGACACAGTTTAGAAATATCTGGTTGAGGAAATTGTAA